In the genome of Fulvivirga maritima, one region contains:
- a CDS encoding DUF2911 domain-containing protein has protein sequence MKRIVTVFIVMLFSATALMAQKKMKSPAATAKGEIDGVNIEVKYHQPSAKGRKVMGKLVPYGKVWRTGANNATTITFDKDVKVEGKSLNKGTYSLFTIPGENEWIVIFNSNANQWGAYNYDESQDVLRVNVKPEALSAPVEAFTIEVEPSDVALSWENTKVKFKVSE, from the coding sequence ATGAAAAGAATTGTTACAGTTTTTATAGTGATGCTCTTCAGTGCTACTGCATTGATGGCTCAAAAGAAGATGAAGAGCCCCGCAGCTACTGCTAAAGGAGAGATTGATGGCGTAAATATAGAAGTGAAATATCACCAGCCATCAGCCAAGGGCAGAAAAGTAATGGGCAAACTGGTTCCTTATGGAAAAGTGTGGAGAACAGGAGCTAATAATGCTACTACCATCACTTTTGATAAGGATGTAAAAGTAGAAGGAAAAAGTTTGAATAAAGGAACTTACTCGCTGTTTACTATTCCGGGAGAAAACGAATGGATAGTCATATTTAATAGTAACGCCAACCAATGGGGGGCCTATAACTATGATGAGTCTCAGGACGTACTGCGTGTAAACGTAAAACCAGAGGCCCTAAGTGCTCCCGTAGAAGCCTTTACTATAGAGGTAGAACCATCTGATGTCGCCCTAAGTTGGGAGAATACAAAGGTGAAGTTCAAGGTGAGTGAGTAG
- the rimK gene encoding 30S ribosomal protein S6--L-glutamate ligase, translating into MKIGILSRNSELYSTHRLVEACKDRGHESEVIDHLKCTIVMEQNKPSIMYKGRNLDDFDAIIPRIGASVTFYGSAVVRQFEMMKVFTAVESQALIRSRDKLRSLQILSRAGLGLPKTVFTNYSRETDDILNAVGGAPVIIKLLEGTQGLGVVLAENRKAAASVIEAFHGLKARVIVQEFIKEAGGADIRAFVVDGEVVGAMKRQAKEGEFRSNLHRGGTSQVIKLSRKEKTAAVTAAKKMGLGVAGVDMLQSSRGPLILEVNSSPGLEGIENATGLDIAGKIIEYLERNSQKKRKIQKDKVNA; encoded by the coding sequence ATGAAAATAGGCATTCTTTCCAGAAACTCTGAGTTATATTCAACCCACCGTTTGGTAGAAGCATGTAAGGATAGAGGACATGAATCTGAAGTGATAGATCATCTGAAATGTACCATAGTGATGGAGCAAAACAAGCCATCCATTATGTATAAAGGAAGAAATTTAGATGATTTTGACGCAATTATCCCCAGAATAGGGGCCTCTGTTACTTTTTATGGTTCAGCGGTAGTGCGTCAGTTTGAGATGATGAAAGTGTTTACCGCTGTAGAATCTCAGGCTCTTATACGCTCACGAGATAAGCTGAGAAGTCTTCAGATTTTATCCAGAGCAGGTTTAGGACTTCCTAAAACAGTTTTTACTAACTACTCCAGAGAAACCGATGATATTCTTAACGCCGTGGGTGGCGCACCTGTAATTATTAAATTACTAGAAGGAACACAAGGTCTTGGGGTAGTATTGGCCGAAAATAGAAAAGCGGCAGCTTCAGTAATTGAAGCATTCCATGGGCTTAAAGCCAGGGTCATAGTGCAAGAATTTATTAAAGAGGCTGGCGGTGCAGATATTCGTGCCTTTGTGGTAGACGGTGAGGTGGTAGGAGCCATGAAAAGACAGGCTAAAGAAGGAGAATTCCGTTCTAACCTACACCGAGGAGGTACCTCTCAGGTTATTAAATTATCTCGAAAAGAAAAGACCGCAGCAGTTACAGCAGCTAAGAAAATGGGCTTAGGAGTTGCTGGTGTTGATATGTTACAATCATCTCGCGGGCCACTTATTTTAGAAGTGAACTCATCTCCAGGGCTAGAAGGTATAGAAAATGCTACCGGCCTTGATATAGCAGGTAAAATCATTGAATATTTAGAAAGAAACAGCCAAAAAAAGAGGAAGATACAAAAGGATAAGGTGAATGCATGA
- a CDS encoding flavin reductase family protein produces MIIDPNKVELSTLHSALVGAVAPRPIAFASTVDKQGNVNLSPFSYFNIFSVNPPVLIFAPARRGRDNTTKDTHENVLEVPEVVISTVNYPIVEQMSLTSTEYDKGVNEFVKSGLTPVASEKVKPPRVAESPVAFECKVNKVQPLGDQGGAGILVICEVLLVHVKDSVLNENQVIDPYKLDAVARMGANWYTRAQGDAIFEVPKPLRKLGVGVDQIPESIRNSDVLTGNDLGRLGNVEVLPSADEVQAFAKTQNLKANITELHQQARQHLEKGEVLEAWKVLLYADSL; encoded by the coding sequence ATGATAATAGATCCGAATAAAGTAGAGTTAAGCACATTACACTCTGCGTTGGTGGGAGCGGTGGCGCCAAGACCAATAGCCTTTGCCAGCACCGTAGATAAGCAAGGAAATGTTAATCTAAGTCCTTTTAGTTATTTCAATATTTTCAGTGTTAATCCTCCAGTATTAATATTTGCTCCTGCCAGAAGGGGCCGGGATAATACTACAAAAGATACGCATGAAAATGTGCTGGAAGTACCAGAAGTGGTTATAAGCACGGTTAATTATCCTATTGTAGAACAGATGTCGCTTACTAGCACTGAATATGATAAAGGGGTAAATGAGTTTGTGAAATCGGGTCTTACGCCAGTGGCATCAGAAAAAGTGAAGCCGCCAAGGGTGGCGGAATCGCCAGTGGCCTTTGAGTGTAAGGTTAATAAAGTACAGCCGTTAGGAGATCAGGGTGGTGCAGGTATACTGGTAATTTGTGAGGTGCTTCTGGTTCATGTTAAAGATTCTGTTTTAAATGAAAATCAGGTAATAGATCCTTACAAACTGGATGCTGTGGCTCGCATGGGGGCAAACTGGTATACCAGGGCTCAGGGAGATGCTATTTTTGAAGTGCCCAAGCCGCTACGTAAATTAGGTGTAGGAGTAGATCAGATACCTGAGTCAATAAGAAATAGTGACGTGCTTACCGGCAATGACCTGGGGAGGCTGGGTAATGTAGAAGTACTGCCATCGGCAGATGAAGTTCAAGCCTTTGCGAAAACGCAAAACCTAAAAGCAAATATTACGGAACTGCACCAGCAAGCCAGGCAACACCTCGAAAAAGGCGAGGTGCTGGAAGCCTGGAAAGTGCTTTTATATGCTGATAGTTTATAA
- a CDS encoding universal stress protein, translating to MTTVTPIKNILIPYDGSPQSKNALQYAIVLTKLVSGQLTILKSYNVAMETTTADATTGIYPIALTEFKEITEDELSELNAEFKELNDIPYKTISSPGVLITAIELYTEDNPIDVIIMGTHGASGWEEFLGGSTTANMVGNTDSTPLWVVPYDVKSYETPKRIAIAVDPDNIPAAEKLTFLDEVSTLFSAEVSVVYVADKKKGSIDSFAESIDKNAEVYWLQGDIDDALLDFSINNDIDILFAVHKDRNFFASLFHSSVAKKIVSHTSIPVVVL from the coding sequence ATGACTACTGTAACTCCTATAAAAAACATATTAATCCCATATGATGGTTCTCCTCAGTCTAAAAACGCACTGCAATATGCTATAGTACTCACAAAGCTTGTAAGTGGTCAGCTCACCATACTGAAGAGCTATAATGTGGCTATGGAAACCACCACTGCTGACGCCACCACGGGCATATACCCTATTGCACTCACTGAGTTTAAAGAAATCACTGAAGATGAACTCAGCGAGCTAAACGCTGAGTTTAAAGAGCTAAATGATATTCCTTATAAAACCATTAGCTCACCCGGCGTGCTTATAACCGCCATTGAGCTCTACACAGAAGATAATCCTATTGATGTGATTATTATGGGAACTCATGGTGCAAGCGGTTGGGAAGAATTTCTGGGAGGATCTACCACTGCAAATATGGTGGGCAACACTGATTCTACTCCATTATGGGTAGTGCCATACGATGTAAAAAGCTATGAAACGCCCAAAAGAATAGCTATAGCAGTAGATCCTGATAATATACCTGCTGCTGAAAAGCTGACTTTTCTGGATGAAGTAAGTACGCTCTTTTCTGCTGAAGTATCAGTAGTGTATGTAGCCGATAAAAAGAAAGGTTCCATCGACTCTTTTGCTGAATCAATAGACAAAAATGCTGAAGTCTACTGGCTGCAGGGAGATATAGATGATGCCCTATTGGATTTTTCAATCAATAATGATATTGACATTTTATTTGCTGTGCACAAAGATCGTAATTTCTTTGCCTCATTATTTCATAGTAGTGTAGCTAAGAAAATAGTATCTCACACTTCTATACCTGTAGTAGTTTTATAA
- a CDS encoding ATP-dependent zinc protease family protein, with translation MAEKILIGRNDKIDLPKLDLYDLDAKIDTGAFTSAIHYHHAEIVERDGRRVLHFTLLDPTHPDYNGKSFYFEQFEEREIKNSFGDSEKRFIITTVIHMFGKDFITEFSLSNRGNLKFPILLGRKLLKKGFVVDVAHHNLSFKSKQKKNKIS, from the coding sequence ATGGCTGAAAAAATATTAATCGGCAGAAATGATAAAATTGATTTGCCAAAGCTAGATTTGTACGATCTGGATGCTAAAATAGATACAGGAGCCTTTACCTCTGCTATTCATTATCACCATGCAGAAATAGTAGAAAGAGACGGGCGCCGGGTATTGCATTTCACATTACTGGATCCTACACACCCTGACTACAATGGAAAAAGTTTTTACTTCGAGCAGTTCGAAGAAAGAGAAATAAAAAACTCTTTTGGAGACTCTGAGAAGAGGTTTATTATAACCACCGTAATTCACATGTTTGGTAAAGACTTTATAACAGAATTTTCTCTGAGTAACAGAGGTAATTTGAAGTTTCCTATTCTGTTGGGGCGTAAATTATTAAAAAAGGGCTTTGTTGTAGATGTAGCTCATCACAACTTGTCATTTAAAAGTAAACAAAAGAAAAACAAAATAAGCTAA
- a CDS encoding valine--tRNA ligase: MSLSTKYDPSAVEEKWYQYWMDHGFFHSEPNPDKEPYTIVIPPPNVTGVLHMGHMLNNTIQDVLIRKARMEGKEACWVPGTDHASIATEAKVVAMLKEKGINKKDLTREEFLKHAWEWTDKYGGIILEQLKKLGASCDWDRTRFTMEESLSESVIDVFIDLYNKGLIYRGVRMVNWDPQGKTALSDDEVIHKEVQSKLYYVNYKIEGEDTYVTIATTRPETILGDSAICINPNDERYAHLKGKRALVPLINRSIPIIEDEYVSVEFGTGCLKVTPAHDINDYELGIKHNLESIDILNDDGTLNEAAQMFVGEDRFVVRKKIAKELDAIGQLNKIEDYTNSVGFSERTDAVIEPKLSTQWFLKMEDITKPALENVMNDEIQLIPPKFKNTYRHWMENVHDWCISRQLWWGHQIPAFYLPNGSYVVAKTKEEALAKAQEKDSSITIDQLTQDEDVLDTWFSSWLWPMSVFDGLNNPDNEDINYYYPTNDLVTAPEILFFWVARMIIAGYEYRGEKPFKNVYLTGIVRDKQRRKMSKSLGNSPDPLDLIKQYGADGVRTGMLFSSPAGNDLLFDEKLCEQGRNFSNKIWNAFRLVQGWEVDENLDGAANETAIKWFKSRFNQTVTEVEDHFSKFRISDALMSIYKLIWDDYCSWYLEMIKPEFGQPIDAKTLEQTIIFNEQLMKILHPFMPFLSEELWHELRERDEKDCLIVAEWPKAEAIDEQLLSDAALAFEVVTNVRNIRTTKQISFKEALELKVKSEKFDTLKNFQFIIQKLANVSSVEQVTDSVEGALTFVVKADEFFIPVSGSIDVEKEKEELQKELEYTKGFLKSVDKKLSNERFVNNAPEQVVAMEQKKKADAEAKIKVLEESLANLG; encoded by the coding sequence ATGTCGCTTTCAACAAAGTATGATCCATCGGCAGTAGAAGAAAAATGGTACCAGTATTGGATGGACCATGGTTTTTTTCACTCAGAGCCCAACCCTGACAAGGAGCCTTACACCATAGTAATACCTCCTCCTAACGTCACCGGTGTATTGCACATGGGTCACATGCTAAATAATACCATTCAGGATGTTTTGATAAGAAAGGCCCGAATGGAAGGAAAAGAAGCATGCTGGGTGCCAGGAACTGACCACGCCTCCATAGCTACAGAAGCTAAAGTGGTGGCCATGTTGAAAGAAAAAGGCATAAACAAAAAAGACCTTACCCGCGAAGAGTTTCTTAAGCATGCCTGGGAATGGACTGACAAGTACGGCGGCATCATTCTGGAACAGCTTAAAAAATTAGGAGCTTCTTGTGACTGGGACAGAACGCGCTTCACTATGGAAGAGTCTCTCTCTGAGTCTGTGATAGACGTATTTATAGACCTTTATAACAAAGGCCTTATTTACAGAGGGGTGCGCATGGTAAACTGGGATCCTCAAGGAAAAACAGCGCTTTCTGATGACGAGGTAATCCATAAAGAAGTACAATCAAAACTGTACTATGTAAACTATAAAATTGAAGGCGAAGATACTTATGTAACTATCGCTACCACCAGACCTGAGACTATTTTAGGAGACTCTGCTATATGCATTAACCCTAATGATGAAAGATACGCTCATCTAAAAGGGAAAAGGGCTCTGGTTCCCTTAATAAACAGATCTATTCCGATCATTGAAGATGAATATGTATCAGTTGAGTTTGGTACAGGTTGCTTAAAAGTAACGCCTGCCCATGACATTAATGACTATGAGTTGGGTATAAAGCATAATCTGGAGTCTATCGACATTCTTAATGATGATGGTACGCTCAATGAAGCCGCTCAGATGTTTGTTGGCGAAGATCGCTTTGTGGTAAGAAAGAAAATAGCAAAAGAACTTGATGCCATTGGTCAGCTCAACAAAATAGAAGACTATACTAATAGCGTAGGTTTTTCTGAAAGAACTGATGCTGTTATTGAGCCTAAGCTTTCTACACAGTGGTTCTTAAAAATGGAAGACATCACTAAGCCGGCTTTAGAAAATGTGATGAATGATGAAATCCAGCTGATACCGCCTAAGTTCAAGAATACTTACAGGCACTGGATGGAGAACGTGCATGACTGGTGTATTTCCAGACAGCTATGGTGGGGACATCAAATTCCTGCTTTTTACCTGCCTAATGGAAGCTATGTAGTAGCCAAAACTAAAGAGGAAGCACTTGCTAAAGCACAAGAAAAAGATAGTAGCATTACCATAGACCAGCTTACGCAAGACGAAGATGTGCTAGACACCTGGTTCTCTTCATGGCTATGGCCAATGTCAGTTTTTGATGGATTAAACAATCCTGATAACGAAGATATTAACTACTACTATCCTACTAATGATCTGGTAACAGCGCCCGAGATCTTGTTCTTCTGGGTAGCCAGAATGATCATAGCAGGATATGAATATAGAGGAGAAAAACCTTTCAAAAACGTGTACCTCACTGGTATAGTAAGAGATAAGCAGAGAAGAAAAATGTCTAAATCATTAGGCAACTCTCCTGATCCTCTTGACCTGATAAAACAATATGGTGCGGACGGTGTGAGAACTGGAATGCTTTTCAGCTCACCTGCAGGAAACGACTTATTGTTTGACGAGAAACTTTGTGAGCAGGGAAGAAACTTCTCTAACAAAATATGGAATGCCTTCCGTTTAGTTCAAGGTTGGGAAGTAGATGAAAACCTGGATGGTGCTGCCAATGAAACAGCCATAAAATGGTTTAAATCCAGATTTAACCAAACGGTAACTGAGGTAGAAGATCATTTCAGCAAATTCCGTATTTCTGATGCATTAATGAGCATATACAAACTGATATGGGATGATTACTGCTCATGGTATTTAGAAATGATTAAGCCTGAGTTTGGCCAACCTATTGATGCTAAAACTTTAGAGCAAACCATTATTTTCAACGAGCAATTGATGAAAATTCTTCATCCGTTTATGCCATTCCTTTCTGAAGAATTATGGCATGAGCTAAGAGAAAGAGATGAAAAAGATTGCCTTATTGTAGCAGAATGGCCAAAAGCAGAAGCCATTGACGAGCAACTGTTAAGTGATGCGGCTTTAGCTTTTGAAGTAGTTACTAACGTTAGAAATATCAGAACTACCAAGCAGATCTCATTCAAAGAAGCTCTGGAATTAAAAGTAAAATCAGAGAAATTTGATACGCTAAAAAACTTCCAGTTCATTATTCAAAAACTGGCTAATGTTAGCAGTGTAGAACAAGTAACTGATAGCGTAGAAGGGGCTCTGACTTTTGTAGTAAAGGCCGATGAATTCTTTATACCAGTATCAGGATCTATAGATGTAGAAAAAGAGAAAGAAGAACTTCAGAAAGAGCTGGAATATACCAAAGGCTTCTTAAAATCTGTAGATAAAAAGCTGAGCAATGAAAGGTTTGTTAACAATGCCCCAGAGCAGGTAGTGGCTATGGAGCAGAAGAAAAAAGCCGATGCTGAAGCCAAGATTAAAGTTTTGGAAGAGAGCTTGGCTAATCTTGGATAA
- the fahA gene encoding fumarylacetoacetase: MNIKANDPSLKSWVMVSAESDFPIQNLPFGVFKTDYLTAGAGVAIGEYILDLTYLHENGFLDGLGLPSGVFNQQYLNSFIGLGKKITRKVRNRISELLNRENEELRDNKPARELALIPIKEAVMLMPVNIPNYTDFYSNEHHATHVGEMFRDKENALMPNWKHLPVGYHGRASSIVPSGANIHRPKGQLKPQGADKPLFGTSKRLDFELEMAFITCKENGMGNPVSTVEADEYIFGFVLFNDWSARDIQFWEYVPLGPFLAKSFASSISPWVVTADALEPFRTKGPEQIPEVLPYLQYAGDKNYDIDLEVYLQPEGEEENLICSTNFKYMYWNANQQLAHQTVNGCNLKVGDMYASGTISGAEPGSYGSMLELSWKGTKPLKLKNGEERKFLEDGDAVIMKGCCKKNGVRLGFGELRNRILPGK; this comes from the coding sequence ATGAATATAAAAGCGAATGATCCTTCATTGAAGAGTTGGGTAATGGTTTCTGCTGAATCTGATTTTCCTATTCAAAATTTACCCTTTGGTGTTTTTAAGACTGACTACCTCACCGCAGGTGCAGGCGTGGCTATCGGAGAATACATATTGGATCTTACCTACCTTCATGAAAATGGATTTTTAGACGGGCTGGGATTACCCTCAGGGGTTTTTAATCAGCAATATCTGAATAGTTTTATAGGCTTAGGGAAGAAAATTACCAGAAAGGTGAGAAACAGAATCTCAGAATTGCTCAATAGAGAAAATGAAGAGCTACGAGATAACAAGCCTGCCCGGGAGTTGGCGCTGATCCCCATTAAAGAGGCGGTGATGTTGATGCCGGTAAACATCCCCAATTACACCGATTTTTATAGTAATGAACATCATGCTACTCATGTAGGGGAAATGTTTAGAGATAAAGAAAATGCACTAATGCCTAATTGGAAGCATTTGCCGGTGGGCTATCATGGTAGGGCTTCATCTATAGTGCCATCGGGAGCTAATATACATAGACCAAAAGGGCAGTTGAAACCTCAGGGAGCTGATAAGCCACTCTTCGGTACTTCTAAAAGACTGGATTTTGAGCTGGAAATGGCGTTTATTACCTGTAAAGAAAATGGGATGGGAAATCCCGTAAGCACAGTGGAGGCTGATGAGTATATATTTGGCTTCGTATTATTTAATGACTGGTCAGCCCGAGATATTCAATTTTGGGAGTATGTGCCATTGGGTCCCTTTCTGGCTAAAAGTTTTGCGTCATCCATCTCTCCCTGGGTGGTAACAGCTGATGCTTTGGAGCCTTTTAGAACCAAAGGACCGGAACAAATACCTGAAGTACTTCCTTATTTACAGTATGCCGGAGATAAAAACTATGATATAGACCTTGAAGTTTATCTTCAGCCAGAAGGCGAAGAAGAAAATCTTATTTGCTCTACTAATTTTAAATATATGTATTGGAATGCCAATCAGCAGCTGGCCCACCAAACGGTGAATGGATGCAATTTGAAGGTGGGAGATATGTATGCCTCAGGTACTATTAGTGGTGCAGAGCCGGGCAGTTATGGTTCTATGCTGGAGCTTTCCTGGAAAGGAACGAAGCCTCTTAAATTAAAAAACGGTGAAGAAAGAAAGTTTTTAGAAGATGGGGATGCCGTAATAATGAAGGGATGCTGTAAGAAGAATGGTGTTAGGCTGGGGTTTGGAGAGCTCAGGAATAGAATTTTACCAGGTAAATAA
- a CDS encoding alanine dehydrogenase gives MSKKEHMGFAELVKESSLSPEEKLMPVKKNMHSFFLGLPNEISLQERRITLTPDSVALLVNNGHEVWVETKAGLGSKFSDKDYSDAGAKIVYSAEEVYKAEAILKIEPPTLEEIEMMKPRQVLISAIQMGSQSAEYIKALNAKQITALAFEFIEDKVGGMPIIRAMSEIAGNTVMSIAAEYLSSSSGGKGVIMGGITGVPPTKVVILGAGTVAEYAARATIGLGADVEIFDNHIYKLRRIKQALGRQLYTSTIDSATLARSLKQADVVIGALRPEKGRNRYVVTEEMVAEMKPDSVIIDLSIDQGGCFETSEQTSLKNPVFRKYDVIHYCVPNIASRVAFTATTALSNIFTPTILRAAEEGGMEDMIFAHKWFMRGVYAYKGSLTNEHIARKFHMKHKDLGLLMAARF, from the coding sequence ATGAGTAAGAAAGAACATATGGGTTTTGCTGAGCTGGTAAAGGAGTCTAGCTTATCTCCCGAGGAAAAATTAATGCCCGTAAAGAAAAATATGCATTCCTTTTTTTTAGGTCTTCCTAATGAAATTTCACTACAAGAAAGGCGCATAACCTTAACTCCTGACTCTGTAGCCCTTTTGGTTAACAATGGTCATGAAGTATGGGTGGAAACTAAGGCAGGTCTTGGTTCCAAATTTTCTGATAAGGACTATAGCGATGCCGGAGCTAAAATAGTTTATTCTGCGGAAGAGGTCTATAAGGCAGAGGCGATACTTAAAATAGAGCCCCCAACACTGGAAGAGATAGAGATGATGAAACCCCGGCAGGTGCTTATTTCTGCTATTCAAATGGGAAGTCAGTCAGCAGAATATATAAAAGCCTTAAACGCAAAGCAGATCACCGCGCTGGCCTTTGAATTTATAGAAGATAAAGTAGGAGGCATGCCTATTATCAGAGCTATGAGTGAAATAGCAGGTAATACGGTGATGTCTATAGCAGCAGAATATTTGAGCAGTAGCAGTGGTGGTAAAGGCGTAATCATGGGTGGTATTACCGGAGTACCGCCTACAAAAGTAGTGATACTTGGCGCCGGTACTGTGGCCGAATATGCTGCCCGCGCCACCATAGGCCTGGGAGCCGATGTAGAGATTTTCGATAATCATATTTATAAACTGAGAAGAATTAAGCAGGCACTAGGCCGGCAGCTATATACTTCTACCATTGATTCTGCTACTTTAGCTCGCAGTTTAAAGCAGGCTGATGTGGTGATAGGTGCCTTAAGGCCAGAAAAAGGAAGAAACAGATATGTGGTTACTGAAGAGATGGTAGCAGAAATGAAGCCTGATTCAGTAATTATAGACCTTTCTATAGATCAAGGTGGATGCTTTGAAACTTCAGAGCAAACCAGCCTGAAGAATCCTGTATTTAGAAAGTATGATGTTATTCACTATTGTGTTCCTAACATAGCCTCCAGAGTGGCTTTTACAGCTACTACGGCATTGAGTAATATATTTACCCCTACTATTTTACGAGCAGCAGAAGAAGGCGGCATGGAAGATATGATCTTTGCTCATAAATGGTTTATGAGAGGGGTTTATGCGTATAAAGGCAGCCTTACCAATGAACATATTGCTCGAAAATTTCATATGAAACATAAAGATCTGGGGCTGCTCATGGCAGCCAGGTTTTAA
- the tsaE gene encoding tRNA (adenosine(37)-N6)-threonylcarbamoyltransferase complex ATPase subunit type 1 TsaE, translated as MVHKISPGLSITYSSLAEIKVVAKQIIDFAGDDKVWIFDGEMGAGKTTLIKAICDQLGVEDVVNSPTYAIVNEYNNDEGETLYHFDFYRLDDQEEAMEIGATEYFYSGDYCFIEWPSKVSDLLPDELLKIDISITEDNSRLIEVTRYE; from the coding sequence ATGGTTCATAAAATCTCGCCAGGACTTAGTATTACTTACTCAAGTCTGGCAGAAATAAAAGTAGTGGCAAAGCAGATTATTGACTTTGCCGGAGATGATAAGGTGTGGATTTTTGACGGAGAAATGGGAGCTGGGAAAACCACCTTAATAAAGGCTATTTGTGATCAATTAGGAGTTGAAGATGTGGTAAATAGCCCTACTTATGCTATAGTTAATGAATATAATAATGATGAAGGGGAAACCCTTTATCATTTTGATTTTTATCGTTTGGATGATCAGGAAGAGGCAATGGAAATAGGAGCCACAGAATATTTTTACTCTGGAGATTATTGCTTTATAGAATGGCCTTCTAAAGTAAGTGATCTCTTACCTGATGAGTTATTAAAAATAGATATTAGCATTACTGAAGATAACAGCAGGTTAATTGAAGTAACCAGGTATGAGTAA
- a CDS encoding succinylglutamate desuccinylase/aspartoacylase family protein: MHDIVIDGHKVAPGQELQINALIARLPTRTPINIPVFVSRSTKPGPTLLVMAGVHGDETNGIEIMRRVIMNHYHRPTKGSVIAIPVFNVYGFINQSRGLPDGKDLNRSFPGSKNGSLASRVAHFMTSEILPQVDFGIDFHTGGASHNNFPQVRGVFNTVKEMDLAKAFGAPFIIESPFRDKSLRKTAAKAGKSILVFEGGETLRLRKQVIDMGVNGLLRVMKYLGMREKAPAIEKESVFLKTSTWVRAKHAGLHHADVRNGSKVEKNQIIGLITDPYGQFEKSIKSPINGYVIGINNYPVVNMGDALLHIGSE; the protein is encoded by the coding sequence ATGCATGATATAGTAATCGATGGTCATAAAGTGGCTCCAGGGCAGGAATTGCAGATCAATGCTCTTATAGCAAGACTGCCAACCAGAACGCCTATTAATATACCTGTGTTTGTGAGCAGGTCTACTAAGCCAGGGCCTACTTTATTAGTGATGGCAGGGGTGCATGGTGATGAAACCAATGGTATTGAAATTATGCGCAGGGTAATCATGAATCATTATCACAGGCCTACAAAGGGAAGTGTGATAGCGATTCCGGTTTTTAATGTGTATGGCTTTATCAACCAGTCAAGAGGTTTGCCTGATGGTAAAGATCTTAACAGGTCATTTCCAGGGTCTAAGAATGGATCTTTGGCAAGCAGGGTGGCACATTTTATGACCAGTGAAATATTACCTCAGGTAGATTTCGGAATAGATTTTCATACAGGAGGGGCAAGTCATAATAACTTCCCTCAAGTGAGAGGAGTCTTTAATACAGTTAAAGAAATGGATCTGGCCAAAGCCTTTGGAGCTCCATTTATCATAGAATCTCCTTTTAGAGATAAATCATTAAGAAAAACAGCCGCCAAAGCGGGAAAATCTATCTTGGTTTTTGAAGGTGGAGAAACACTTCGTCTCAGAAAGCAGGTAATAGATATGGGTGTGAATGGATTGCTTAGAGTAATGAAATACCTGGGCATGAGAGAAAAAGCACCTGCTATAGAAAAGGAATCGGTGTTTTTGAAAACTTCTACTTGGGTAAGGGCTAAGCATGCGGGGCTGCATCATGCTGACGTGCGTAATGGTAGCAAAGTAGAGAAAAATCAAATCATAGGCCTTATTACAGATCCTTATGGCCAGTTCGAGAAAAGTATAAAATCGCCTATCAATGGATATGTTATAGGTATTAATAATTATCCGGTAGTGAACATGGGCGATGCGCTGCTTCACATAGGTAGCGAATGA